Proteins encoded within one genomic window of Candidatus Cloacimonadota bacterium:
- a CDS encoding cytidine/deoxycytidylate deaminase family protein: MMNKRPSWQQYFMQMAVLASSRSTCLRRQVGAVLVKDNQILSTGYNGSPKGVRHCSETGCLRAQNNVPSGQQHELCRGLHAEQNAIIQAGLNGSSARGATLYCTHQPCSICAKMIINAEIRTVYIADTYPDVLAEQLLAEAGVELIHYDMGTGRMKKVL; encoded by the coding sequence ATGATGAACAAGCGACCCTCCTGGCAGCAATATTTCATGCAGATGGCGGTTCTGGCCTCCTCGCGCAGCACTTGTCTGCGCCGGCAGGTGGGGGCTGTGCTGGTGAAGGACAACCAGATCCTCTCCACCGGCTACAACGGCAGCCCCAAAGGCGTGCGGCACTGCTCTGAAACCGGTTGCCTGCGCGCCCAAAACAATGTTCCTTCAGGCCAGCAGCACGAACTTTGCCGCGGCCTCCACGCGGAACAAAACGCCATCATCCAGGCCGGCCTGAACGGCTCCAGCGCCCGCGGGGCCACGCTCTACTGCACGCATCAGCCCTGCAGCATCTGCGCCAAGATGATCATCAACGCCGAGATCCGCACCGTGTATATCGCGGATACATATCCCGACGTGCTGGCGGAACAGCTGCTGGCCGAAGCGGGAGTGGAACTGATCCACTACGACATGGGCACCGGCAGAATGAAAAAAGTGCTCTGA
- a CDS encoding energy-coupling factor ABC transporter ATP-binding protein has protein sequence MLQVEGLSLRYPRQDRPLLRDLSFCLAPGELLWLKGPNGSGKTSLLNALSGIVPQRVKAELIGSVTLFDTDICALPLNEKFRHLAYQMSDPDHQIFFPRIEKELSFALENGGLPAAEMLKRIGRAQARFGLSKFGQVEPGHLSRGQKKLLVLATCAALDPPLYLLDEPSTALSQEALELLAKWLREILSAGRMVLVAEHNPVIGDLATATLEFAT, from the coding sequence ATGCTGCAAGTTGAAGGGCTCAGCCTCAGATATCCCCGGCAGGACCGGCCTCTGCTGCGGGACCTCAGCTTCTGCCTGGCCCCGGGAGAACTGCTCTGGCTGAAAGGCCCCAACGGCAGCGGTAAAACCAGCCTGCTCAACGCGCTCAGTGGCATCGTCCCCCAGCGGGTGAAGGCTGAGCTGATCGGCTCTGTAACGCTATTCGATACAGATATTTGCGCCCTGCCTCTGAACGAAAAATTCCGCCATCTGGCCTATCAGATGAGCGATCCCGACCATCAGATTTTCTTTCCCCGCATCGAGAAAGAACTTTCCTTTGCCCTTGAAAACGGCGGCCTGCCGGCGGCTGAGATGCTGAAGAGGATCGGGCGGGCGCAGGCAAGATTCGGCCTGAGCAAGTTTGGCCAGGTGGAGCCCGGCCACCTTTCCCGGGGCCAGAAAAAACTGCTGGTGCTGGCCACCTGCGCCGCTCTGGACCCGCCTCTGTATCTGCTCGACGAACCCAGCACCGCCCTCAGTCAGGAGGCTCTGGAACTGCTTGCCAAATGGCTGCGGGAAATCCTGAGCGCTGGACGCATGGTGCTGGTGGCGGAACACAACCCGGTTATCGGCGATTTGGCCACCGCTACCCTGGAATTCGCAACATGA
- a CDS encoding PadR family transcriptional regulator translates to MSKPKLVVLGFLHRAPMYGYQIGHVTESFGLPVWAGIKLPSIYKALQDLDASQHIRGEQITEGNNPPRTVFHINAKGRKFLAEMVRQNLSSASVNSQDWWLTLSFAWQTVSREFLAEAIQNRLAKLKNKMMRAQDSVYHELPEVGQLPFTHNHILNLGLRHHRVEMQTLKELLDDVLTNDHHDFFTDKGV, encoded by the coding sequence ATGTCCAAACCGAAACTGGTGGTGCTGGGTTTTCTGCACCGGGCACCCATGTACGGATATCAGATCGGGCACGTCACCGAGAGCTTCGGCCTGCCCGTCTGGGCCGGGATCAAGCTGCCTTCGATCTATAAAGCCTTGCAGGACCTGGACGCCTCCCAGCATATCCGGGGCGAACAGATCACCGAAGGCAACAATCCGCCCCGCACGGTGTTTCACATCAACGCCAAGGGCCGTAAATTCCTGGCCGAGATGGTGCGCCAGAATCTGAGCTCTGCCAGCGTCAACTCCCAGGATTGGTGGCTCACCCTCTCCTTTGCCTGGCAGACCGTATCCCGGGAATTTCTGGCGGAAGCCATCCAAAACCGGCTGGCGAAGCTGAAAAACAAGATGATGCGGGCCCAGGACAGCGTTTACCACGAATTGCCCGAAGTGGGCCAACTGCCCTTTACCCATAACCATATCCTGAACCTGGGGCTGCGCCACCACCGCGTGGAAATGCAGACCCTCAAAGAGCTTCTGGACGATGTTCTCACCAACGACCATCATGATTTTTTCACAGATAAAGGAGTGTGA
- a CDS encoding ECF transporter S component, producing MFKRFSTRDLIVIAVLAGIGLAVKPIVSPLSKMITMPLMVPGGSFTGGLYMLWLAMAVLIVRKPGTGFIFGLLQALVTLVMGVRGNQGLLTLLSYTLPGILADLIQPLVKDPARLWPHLAICAGANIVGAMVVAIVLFRHPLPLLLIVLGMSLASGLMGGWISRSIYKQLNYYELVE from the coding sequence ATGTTCAAGCGCTTCAGTACCCGAGACCTGATCGTCATCGCCGTCCTGGCCGGGATCGGCCTGGCCGTGAAGCCCATTGTGTCGCCGCTTTCGAAGATGATCACCATGCCCCTGATGGTGCCCGGAGGTTCATTCACCGGTGGATTGTACATGCTCTGGCTGGCTATGGCGGTGCTGATCGTGCGAAAACCAGGCACCGGCTTCATCTTTGGACTGCTGCAGGCGCTGGTGACCCTGGTGATGGGCGTGCGCGGCAATCAGGGCCTGCTCACTCTGCTCAGCTACACCCTGCCGGGCATCCTGGCCGACCTCATCCAACCCCTGGTGAAAGATCCTGCCAGGCTTTGGCCGCATCTGGCGATCTGCGCCGGGGCCAATATCGTCGGCGCGATGGTGGTGGCCATTGTGCTGTTCCGCCATCCTTTGCCCCTGCTGCTCATCGTTCTGGGGATGTCGCTGGCTTCCGGGCTGATGGGCGGCTGGATCTCCCGCAGCATTTACAAACAATTGAACTACTACGAGTTGGTGGAATGA
- a CDS encoding TolC family protein, translating to MKRFITLCVLLATAVLGAQATGRLSLEEARQLALQNNNSYQAKLAEVEAADWSSKAALSSFLPTLSLDGNWLYMEPAQTVMSGTTPITLNHDIRSFGFSLSQPLFLGGKIWHGYKMAQLSQEISASGLEAQKLATLTELNTLYLTLLQTQDLQKISDMDRQSAELNLQIAQLKYDNGLLSTADYLRFKSQLASKDVSLLQARTALQLSQLNLRNFLNLDYLPIADDLPDSDNDPLILALDSYDSGATQNLSAAALAAGKNNNTTLSVLENSLELSRRSYEISKGAFLPTLMLIGSSEFSENGIDRYKFESSSQIILNASIPLLPQLGNYANLQKAKFNYRKAQLEAKTATDGILLGTEAAVLNLVSAAKQVRASKLALDFTRQSFEQLQQRFRMDLISPKDLLDAELMLSAARIAYSNSIYNYHKTRVSLMQTIGISDAATLDEMIFTGVK from the coding sequence TTGAAACGCTTTATCACTTTATGCGTCCTGCTCGCGACCGCCGTTTTGGGAGCCCAGGCCACCGGCCGGCTCAGCCTGGAGGAAGCGCGGCAACTGGCTTTGCAAAACAACAACAGCTACCAGGCCAAACTCGCGGAGGTTGAAGCCGCGGATTGGAGCAGCAAAGCCGCCCTGAGTAGCTTTCTGCCCACCCTCAGCCTGGACGGCAACTGGCTTTACATGGAGCCAGCCCAGACCGTCATGTCCGGGACCACGCCCATCACGTTGAACCACGATATCCGCAGCTTTGGCTTTTCGCTTTCCCAGCCCCTCTTTCTGGGCGGAAAGATCTGGCACGGCTACAAGATGGCCCAGCTCTCGCAGGAGATCAGCGCCTCCGGACTGGAAGCGCAGAAGCTGGCCACCCTCACTGAGCTGAACACCCTCTATCTCACGCTGCTCCAAACCCAGGACCTGCAAAAGATCTCGGACATGGACCGCCAGTCCGCCGAGCTCAATTTGCAGATCGCGCAGCTGAAGTACGACAATGGCCTGCTTTCCACCGCGGATTATCTGCGCTTCAAAAGCCAGCTGGCCTCCAAGGACGTTTCGCTGCTCCAGGCCCGCACCGCGCTCCAGCTTTCCCAGCTGAACCTGCGCAACTTTCTGAACCTGGATTATCTGCCCATCGCCGATGACCTGCCGGACAGCGACAACGACCCCCTCATCCTCGCCCTCGATTCCTATGACTCCGGCGCGACCCAAAACCTCAGCGCCGCCGCCCTCGCCGCCGGCAAGAACAACAACACAACGCTGAGCGTGCTGGAAAACAGCCTGGAACTCTCCCGGCGCAGTTACGAGATCAGCAAAGGCGCTTTTCTGCCCACCCTGATGCTCATCGGCAGCAGCGAGTTTTCTGAGAACGGGATCGACCGCTACAAGTTCGAGAGTTCCAGCCAGATCATCCTCAACGCCTCCATCCCCCTGCTGCCCCAACTGGGCAACTACGCCAACCTCCAAAAGGCGAAATTCAATTACCGCAAAGCCCAGCTGGAGGCTAAAACCGCCACCGATGGGATCCTGCTGGGCACCGAGGCGGCCGTCCTGAATCTGGTGAGCGCCGCCAAGCAGGTGCGGGCCTCCAAACTGGCCCTGGATTTCACCCGCCAGAGCTTTGAGCAGCTGCAGCAGCGCTTCCGCATGGACCTCATCTCACCCAAGGACCTGCTGGACGCCGAACTGATGCTCTCCGCAGCCCGAATTGCTTATTCCAACTCAATTTACAACTATCACAAAACCCGCGTCAGCCTGATGCAGACCATCGGCATCTCCGACGCCGCCACCCTCGACGAAATGATCTTTACGGGAGTAAAATAA
- a CDS encoding energy-coupling factor transporter transmembrane protein EcfT, whose protein sequence is MSSQHPLVVILAALWFSSLAIFIPDPIWLAVLLLLCLLFRGSLVGFELKLWVRQIGKFIPLIALVIIFQIIFSDPGISLKGGHYLDLSGAGFRTGVNVSLRLLIVFFSAQVLLRLSYEDFDLAFRALRLPEELCFMVFYVVHLIPAATGQIKHNLRLLHLRGIDLNKLRWKAKLQLYQRISLTVIAGLFSGSDIQATALDLRGFRSSGPRSCLHTRSFGLSDLALTLVLAGVTSLIIITI, encoded by the coding sequence GTGAGCAGCCAGCATCCTCTCGTGGTGATTCTGGCCGCGCTGTGGTTCAGCTCCCTGGCCATTTTCATCCCTGATCCAATCTGGCTTGCGGTTCTTCTGCTGCTCTGCCTGCTTTTCCGCGGCTCGCTGGTGGGTTTTGAGCTCAAACTCTGGGTCCGGCAGATCGGCAAATTCATTCCGCTGATCGCTTTGGTAATAATATTCCAGATCATCTTCAGCGATCCGGGCATTAGCCTGAAGGGCGGACATTATCTCGATCTCAGCGGAGCCGGCTTCAGAACTGGCGTGAACGTTTCCCTGCGCCTGCTGATCGTGTTTTTCAGCGCCCAAGTCCTGCTCAGGCTCAGCTATGAGGATTTCGATCTCGCTTTCCGCGCTCTGCGCCTGCCCGAAGAGCTCTGCTTCATGGTTTTCTATGTGGTCCACCTCATCCCCGCGGCCACCGGACAGATCAAACACAACCTGCGCCTGCTGCATCTGCGGGGTATTGATCTAAACAAGCTGCGCTGGAAAGCCAAACTTCAGCTTTACCAGCGGATCTCGCTTACCGTGATAGCCGGACTGTTCTCCGGAAGCGACATCCAGGCCACCGCGCTGGATCTGCGCGGCTTTCGCAGTTCCGGACCCAGATCATGCCTCCACACCCGCAGTTTCGGCCTTTCCGACCTCGCTCTCACATTGGTGTTGGCCGGAGTTACATCTCTTATCATCATAACAATTTAG
- a CDS encoding T9SS type A sorting domain-containing protein: MLHISKARWTVLLLFCLLAGVAWSQPEFFHLKGLQFNSSGGGVNGSGCWSYERYSYYSDPLEPLRIISVRWQLDAWMEPDLETHQDNTYAFLGLVDYDPAEVLVRSPGYDHTGGNSYRVSRISNSGHYLEDRFSENPWAPYAQVQIRYFYNSDLCLVQKTRRVNWPLEFWNYEYTLDHRGRRLSETVSSSNDSLNWTPRHSYEYIYGDEAVPDGYEFEKYSSYVPWRHTCGSPELPPFPYLNDSQVISSILRREYLNGAWTEPDTLALDLTFSAEGASATCCDGHFTWTSEGLPKSSELAPDADPYLKVNFTFGHSGNSAVSDPLIPAALSLRVSPNPVQDKAWVHFHALPDGPVGLKLYNLRGQLLREDAFPELPAGSANLELPTVDSRGERLPNGIYILRVGSSKSSETARFLLLR; encoded by the coding sequence ATGCTGCATATCTCGAAAGCGCGCTGGACAGTCCTGCTTCTCTTCTGTCTGCTGGCCGGCGTAGCCTGGTCTCAGCCGGAGTTTTTCCACTTGAAAGGCTTGCAGTTCAACTCCTCCGGCGGCGGAGTGAACGGTTCTGGATGCTGGTCATACGAGCGTTACAGTTATTATTCCGATCCCCTGGAACCGCTGCGGATCATCTCTGTCCGCTGGCAGCTGGATGCCTGGATGGAACCCGATCTCGAAACTCATCAGGACAATACCTACGCGTTCCTGGGCCTGGTGGATTACGACCCCGCCGAGGTGCTGGTCCGCTCCCCCGGCTATGACCACACCGGTGGCAACAGCTACCGCGTAAGCCGGATCAGCAACTCAGGCCATTACCTCGAGGACCGGTTCTCCGAAAATCCCTGGGCTCCCTATGCCCAAGTGCAGATCCGCTATTTCTACAATTCCGACCTGTGCTTGGTCCAAAAAACCCGCCGGGTCAACTGGCCGCTGGAATTTTGGAACTACGAATACACTCTGGACCACCGAGGCCGGCGTTTATCGGAAACCGTTAGCAGTTCCAACGATTCACTGAACTGGACGCCGCGCCACAGCTATGAATATATTTATGGCGATGAGGCGGTCCCGGACGGCTATGAGTTTGAAAAATATAGCTCCTACGTACCCTGGCGCCATACCTGCGGCTCCCCGGAACTGCCGCCTTTTCCATACCTGAACGACAGCCAGGTGATAAGTTCCATACTTCGCAGGGAATATCTCAACGGCGCTTGGACCGAGCCGGACACCCTGGCGCTGGATCTCACTTTCTCGGCGGAAGGGGCTTCGGCAACTTGCTGCGATGGCCATTTTACCTGGACCAGCGAGGGTTTGCCCAAAAGTTCAGAGCTTGCTCCGGACGCGGATCCTTATCTCAAAGTTAATTTCACGTTTGGCCATTCTGGAAATTCCGCAGTGAGCGATCCTCTCATCCCCGCGGCGCTCTCTTTGCGGGTGAGTCCCAATCCCGTGCAGGACAAGGCTTGGGTCCATTTCCACGCCCTCCCGGACGGACCGGTCGGACTGAAGCTCTACAATCTGCGCGGACAGCTGCTGCGGGAGGATGCTTTTCCTGAACTTCCCGCCGGATCGGCCAATCTGGAATTGCCTACGGTCGATTCCCGCGGAGAACGCCTGCCCAACGGCATTTATATTTTGCGTGTGGGATCCTCCAAAAGCTCGGAAACAGCGCGCTTCCTGCTTTTGCGCTGA
- the bamA gene encoding outer membrane protein assembly factor BamA, with the protein MHIFKRCLVPCLMLLISWGSLFAAGETIYEIIVRGNKAVSPQMVTTAITLRTGDQLDPEEVARSIRQLYKMRMFADVRISTEPYRTGVNLIVDVVENPVLAFIEYEGMKAVKKDRLDELLTVRAGSFWSDYQKHELVSKLTAEYNSKGFNNAEVTLNEQTDAEGKVRVKVSVVEGGRLAINAVTFVGNENFDDATLLKRMKTKPANIFRSGRFEQDKFGQDLIKLADHYKKNGYIDVKVGPHELISTGEKTQELVINISEGKKYTFSGISVIGNEHFTTGKLQETFTLKTGEPFDQTKFDEQLGKVYTLYYDEGFIYTEIGQDIQRADSTLTIVLNVKEGARARIRQIHITGNERTKDKVLLRELEIAPGDYFRQSQVIRSQQNIYNLGFFEPDIRLDYTPVNKNGDIDLQIDVIDKSAGSANGGVGYNSQDGFVGQLSLNMNNIMGNNWSSSLAWEFGGKTQDFQFSFTNPNLMDSDILLGSSLYYTTKDWSSFFYKIFTRGASVRLGQYLPWIDRTRLVAGYSLYSKKYEITSPTQIDTVYNANLIELATQGWRYTSAVSATVSRDTRDNIYFPSRGTQMTLFSELAGGILGGNFDYFKQIAQVNWYMELWRELTLRTKWRFGYITPYGSSTDAPPDEKFYLGGTGVDGIRGYADRRIGVDEDGDGVMDTGGTREIIFSTELGYPIGSDQIIGLVFFDAGDAYNKLRDFNFLKFKKGVGAGIRIQSPFGLIGFDYAYNLDEGTWEPHLQFGTTF; encoded by the coding sequence ATGCACATTTTCAAGAGGTGCCTGGTGCCCTGCCTGATGCTGTTGATCAGCTGGGGCAGCCTGTTCGCGGCAGGCGAAACGATATATGAGATCATCGTGCGCGGCAACAAGGCGGTCTCACCCCAGATGGTGACCACCGCGATCACCCTGCGCACGGGCGATCAGCTGGACCCGGAGGAAGTGGCCCGATCCATCCGGCAGCTCTACAAGATGCGGATGTTTGCGGACGTCCGGATATCCACAGAGCCCTATCGAACAGGCGTGAACCTGATCGTGGACGTGGTGGAAAACCCGGTGCTGGCCTTCATCGAATACGAAGGGATGAAAGCCGTGAAAAAGGACCGGCTGGACGAGCTGCTCACGGTGCGTGCGGGCTCGTTCTGGAGCGACTATCAGAAACACGAGCTGGTGAGCAAACTCACCGCTGAATATAACAGCAAAGGCTTCAACAACGCCGAGGTGACGCTGAACGAGCAGACGGACGCTGAAGGCAAGGTGCGGGTGAAAGTGAGCGTGGTGGAAGGCGGGCGCCTGGCCATCAACGCCGTGACCTTCGTGGGCAACGAGAATTTCGACGACGCCACACTGCTGAAACGGATGAAAACCAAGCCCGCGAACATCTTCCGCTCCGGGCGCTTCGAACAGGATAAGTTTGGCCAAGACCTGATCAAGCTGGCCGATCATTACAAGAAGAACGGCTACATTGACGTGAAAGTGGGGCCGCACGAACTGATCTCCACCGGTGAGAAGACCCAGGAACTGGTCATCAACATCAGTGAGGGGAAAAAGTACACTTTTTCGGGCATCTCCGTGATCGGCAACGAGCATTTCACCACCGGGAAGCTGCAGGAAACCTTCACCCTGAAAACGGGAGAACCTTTCGACCAGACCAAGTTCGACGAACAGCTGGGCAAGGTTTACACGCTTTACTACGACGAGGGTTTCATCTACACCGAGATTGGCCAGGACATCCAGAGGGCCGACAGCACCCTGACCATCGTTCTAAACGTGAAGGAAGGCGCTCGCGCCCGGATCCGCCAGATCCACATCACCGGCAACGAACGCACCAAGGACAAGGTGCTGCTGCGCGAACTGGAAATCGCGCCGGGAGACTATTTCCGCCAGAGCCAGGTGATCCGCAGCCAGCAGAACATATACAACCTGGGCTTCTTCGAGCCGGACATCCGGCTGGATTACACACCAGTGAACAAAAACGGCGACATCGACCTCCAGATCGACGTGATCGACAAATCCGCCGGATCGGCCAACGGCGGGGTGGGCTACAATAGCCAGGACGGCTTTGTGGGCCAGCTTTCGCTGAATATGAACAACATCATGGGCAACAACTGGTCCAGCAGTCTGGCCTGGGAGTTCGGCGGCAAGACCCAGGATTTCCAGTTCAGCTTCACCAATCCCAATCTGATGGACAGCGACATTTTGCTGGGCTCCTCACTCTACTATACCACCAAGGACTGGAGTTCCTTTTTCTACAAGATATTCACACGGGGCGCGAGTGTGCGCCTGGGCCAGTATCTGCCCTGGATCGACAGGACCCGGCTGGTGGCGGGATATTCGCTCTATTCAAAGAAATACGAGATCACCAGCCCGACGCAGATCGATACTGTTTACAACGCCAATCTGATCGAACTGGCCACCCAAGGCTGGCGCTACACCAGCGCCGTGAGCGCCACTGTAAGCCGCGACACGCGCGACAACATCTATTTCCCCTCCCGCGGCACGCAGATGACGCTGTTCTCGGAACTGGCGGGCGGCATTCTGGGCGGCAACTTCGATTATTTCAAGCAGATAGCCCAGGTTAACTGGTACATGGAACTCTGGCGGGAGCTTACCCTGCGCACCAAATGGCGCTTCGGCTATATCACGCCTTACGGCTCTTCCACAGACGCTCCCCCGGACGAGAAATTTTATCTGGGCGGAACGGGGGTGGACGGCATCCGCGGCTACGCGGACCGCAGGATCGGGGTGGATGAGGACGGAGACGGAGTGATGGACACTGGAGGCACCCGCGAGATCATCTTTTCCACTGAACTGGGTTACCCCATCGGCAGCGACCAGATCATCGGCCTGGTCTTTTTTGACGCCGGCGATGCCTACAACAAGCTGCGGGACTTCAATTTCCTCAAATTCAAAAAGGGCGTGGGGGCGGGCATCCGCATCCAGAGCCCCTTTGGTCTGATCGGCTTCGACTACGCCTACAACCTCGACGAAGGCACCTGGGAGCCGCACCTCCAGTTCGGCACCACCTTCTGA
- a CDS encoding T9SS type A sorting domain-containing protein, giving the protein MKLRPALLAALALALAVCAWAEPTAARKPWVAAPSRGFEARADSLTGFDVQSYDLTLNINHAAQQISGNVLATVLAEQNLTSIPYNLVGLSVSEVLVNGEPAAFTHTGGIINISLNIPAGQTFSTQVFYSGTPQLSPNVYHIGMIFNTNTVFTISDPDAARYWWPCYDHPWDKAIVHLRVTLRSDWKVAANGIRESIVDNGDGNSTTFWTGSHPMTTYLVCVTCGPYVEINQSFGDLPIQNFVMQNQYNNALVDLANLPDMIDWFSQIFGPYPFEKYGNAVVAMSTYGAMEHQTMTTLGNYIITGTGAYELTIAHELAHQWFGDAVSFLDFNDVWLSEGFATYSEHLWTDKTEGWQAACDYVASSYHQYYLNWEGSNPQTIYDPDFNSYFAPPSYEKAASVLHMLRLKLGNAQFFQLLQSWFDTYKHGNAVTAEFQAMAQNISGQDLGQFFSQWIYSAGIPALEYSVWNNPASDSPLKIIAKTISNTSTPFHIEVPFRFNNGVLSDSLLVEATPEWTVNNFWNELSPTAVLTPNHNNWTLLRGITELKPVLAECLPSNSSVLLAWDPFLDNGSLDYNLYRRTLGGPEEWLLLNPEPVSGLSYTDLSAQNGVSYQYAVAAVDPAGWISIMSEPLPATPVTFSFAQNLLVVDETRDGNGANINPDDAMVDAFYDAALSPIAFTQWDVGVLGLPPLGALGEYKLVLWHADDFSQNQLIDHLNTLGGYLIGGGKVILSGWKTASILSESFLNRFGGNISLIYDNSPSLISAQSNSYTDITIDPDKLVPAWNGMLPYIYTFSGVANPLYTANMLPSAQGNGACAALRRDDQATGSVFILFGFPLYFAQFPGVSAFLQEIIPELIDITAAGDPGAPTLETGLEIWPNPFRETAGLRVSLPDKGPLRLSVFNLRGQVVRHIFQGEKNSGVHGFEFDGRDERGNPLANGIYFLRMEHAGGSLTRKISLVK; this is encoded by the coding sequence ATGAAACTTAGACCGGCCCTGCTTGCCGCTTTGGCCCTGGCCTTGGCCGTCTGCGCCTGGGCGGAGCCCACTGCCGCCCGCAAACCCTGGGTTGCGGCGCCCAGCCGGGGTTTTGAAGCCCGCGCCGATTCCCTCACCGGATTCGACGTCCAATCCTACGACCTCACTCTGAACATCAACCATGCCGCCCAGCAGATCAGCGGAAATGTGCTCGCCACCGTCCTCGCGGAGCAGAACCTCACTTCCATTCCCTACAATCTGGTGGGACTGAGTGTCAGCGAGGTGCTGGTGAATGGTGAGCCAGCCGCCTTCACCCACACCGGCGGGATCATCAACATCAGCCTGAACATCCCCGCGGGCCAGACTTTCAGCACCCAGGTCTTCTATTCCGGAACACCTCAGCTCTCTCCAAATGTTTACCACATCGGCATGATCTTCAACACCAACACTGTGTTCACCATCTCCGACCCCGACGCCGCCCGCTATTGGTGGCCCTGTTACGATCACCCCTGGGACAAGGCCATCGTCCATCTGCGCGTAACCCTGCGCAGCGACTGGAAGGTGGCGGCCAACGGCATCCGCGAATCCATCGTGGACAACGGCGATGGCAACTCCACCACTTTCTGGACCGGATCCCATCCCATGACCACCTATCTGGTTTGCGTCACCTGCGGCCCTTACGTGGAGATCAACCAAAGCTTCGGAGACCTGCCCATCCAGAATTTCGTGATGCAAAACCAGTATAACAACGCCCTGGTGGACCTGGCCAATTTGCCGGACATGATAGACTGGTTTTCCCAGATCTTCGGGCCCTATCCCTTTGAAAAATATGGCAACGCGGTGGTGGCGATGAGCACTTACGGCGCCATGGAGCACCAAACCATGACCACCCTGGGGAATTATATCATCACCGGCACGGGAGCTTATGAGCTCACGATCGCGCATGAGCTTGCCCACCAGTGGTTTGGCGACGCAGTGTCCTTCCTGGATTTCAACGACGTTTGGCTTTCCGAGGGCTTCGCCACCTATTCAGAACATCTCTGGACGGATAAAACCGAGGGCTGGCAAGCCGCCTGCGATTACGTGGCATCCAGCTATCACCAGTATTATCTGAACTGGGAGGGAAGCAATCCTCAGACCATCTACGATCCCGATTTCAACAGCTATTTCGCCCCGCCTTCCTATGAAAAGGCCGCCTCCGTTTTGCACATGCTGCGCCTTAAACTTGGCAACGCCCAGTTCTTCCAGTTGCTCCAGTCCTGGTTCGACACCTACAAGCATGGAAACGCGGTTACAGCCGAGTTCCAGGCCATGGCCCAGAACATCAGCGGACAGGACCTGGGCCAGTTTTTCAGCCAGTGGATATACAGCGCCGGGATCCCCGCCCTTGAATACAGCGTCTGGAACAACCCCGCCAGCGATTCGCCCCTGAAAATCATCGCCAAAACCATCTCCAACACCTCCACCCCCTTCCACATCGAGGTGCCGTTCCGCTTTAATAACGGCGTGTTAAGCGATTCCCTGCTGGTGGAGGCCACCCCCGAATGGACTGTCAATAATTTCTGGAACGAACTGTCACCCACCGCTGTTCTGACCCCAAATCACAATAACTGGACCTTGTTGCGGGGCATCACAGAACTCAAACCCGTCCTGGCCGAATGCCTACCCTCGAACTCCTCAGTGCTGCTCGCCTGGGATCCCTTTTTGGATAACGGCAGCCTGGATTACAACCTGTACCGCAGGACCTTGGGCGGCCCGGAGGAATGGCTGCTCCTGAATCCCGAACCTGTAAGCGGACTCAGCTACACCGACCTCAGCGCTCAAAACGGAGTGAGCTACCAATACGCCGTGGCGGCGGTGGACCCTGCTGGCTGGATCAGCATAATGTCTGAACCCCTGCCTGCCACTCCGGTGACCTTCAGTTTTGCCCAAAACCTGCTGGTGGTGGATGAAACCCGCGACGGCAACGGCGCCAACATCAATCCCGACGACGCCATGGTGGACGCCTTTTACGACGCGGCCCTCTCCCCCATCGCTTTCACCCAGTGGGATGTGGGCGTCTTGGGCCTGCCTCCGCTGGGCGCGCTGGGCGAATACAAGCTGGTGCTTTGGCACGCGGACGATTTTTCCCAAAACCAGCTCATTGACCATCTTAACACCCTTGGCGGCTATCTCATCGGGGGCGGAAAAGTGATCCTCTCCGGCTGGAAAACCGCTTCCATCCTCTCGGAGAGCTTTCTCAACCGCTTTGGCGGAAACATCAGCCTCATCTACGACAATTCGCCCAGCCTGATCAGCGCTCAATCCAACTCCTATACGGACATCACCATCGATCCGGACAAGCTGGTCCCCGCTTGGAACGGCATGCTGCCCTACATTTACACTTTCAGCGGAGTTGCCAACCCCCTCTACACTGCCAACATGCTCCCCTCCGCCCAGGGCAACGGCGCCTGCGCCGCTCTGCGCCGTGACGATCAGGCCACCGGCTCCGTTTTCATCCTCTTCGGATTTCCTCTCTATTTCGCTCAGTTCCCCGGGGTGAGCGCTTTCCTGCAGGAGATCATCCCTGAACTTATCGACATCACGGCTGCCGGCGACCCCGGCGCGCCAACTCTGGAAACGGGTCTGGAGATCTGGCCCAATCCCTTCCGCGAAACTGCCGGTCTACGGGTGTCCCTGCCGGATAAAGGCCCGCTTCGCCTCAGTGTTTTCAACCTTCGCGGCCAGGTGGTCCGGCACATCTTCCAAGGCGAAAAAAACTCCGGAGTTCACGGCTTCGAATTTGACGGCCGGGACGAACGCGGAAACCCTCTTGCCAACGGAATCTACTTTCTGAGGATGGAACACGCGGGAGGGAGCCTCACCCGCAAGATCAGCCTGGTAAAATGA